A single genomic interval of Nocardia bhagyanarayanae harbors:
- a CDS encoding SDR family oxidoreductase: protein MHEPDISTDRRITLVTGASRGIGADTARILAARGDHVIVNYREKRRRAQTIADEITAAGGSASVAGADVSDETATRALIADITDRFGRLDVLVLNASGGLERGAAADYAMSINRDAQLRLTRLALPLMPSGGRIVFVTSHQAHFHGRKPVPTDYEPIAASKRAGEDALRAIIPELEALGITLTVVSGDMIDGTIIVRLLERRDPDAVGTRRDHGPLPTVEEFATAIADATTSTAESGHTVYIGGHDYLGSTPTA, encoded by the coding sequence GTGCACGAACCGGACATCTCGACCGATCGACGAATCACCCTCGTCACCGGGGCCTCGCGCGGTATCGGCGCCGACACCGCCCGCATCCTCGCCGCCCGCGGCGACCACGTGATCGTGAACTACCGCGAGAAGCGCCGCCGCGCCCAGACCATCGCCGACGAGATCACGGCCGCCGGAGGCAGCGCATCGGTCGCGGGAGCGGACGTCTCGGACGAAACCGCCACCCGCGCGTTGATCGCCGACATCACCGACCGCTTCGGCCGCCTGGATGTCTTGGTACTCAACGCATCCGGCGGTCTCGAACGCGGCGCGGCCGCGGACTACGCCATGTCCATCAATCGCGACGCACAACTGCGCCTGACCCGACTCGCGTTGCCGCTCATGCCTTCCGGCGGCCGCATAGTCTTCGTCACCAGCCACCAGGCCCACTTTCACGGCCGCAAGCCCGTCCCCACGGACTACGAACCGATCGCCGCCAGCAAACGCGCCGGCGAGGACGCCCTCCGAGCCATCATCCCCGAACTCGAAGCCCTCGGCATCACCCTGACCGTCGTCTCCGGCGACATGATCGACGGCACCATCATCGTCCGCCTCCTCGAACGCCGAGACCCGGACGCCGTCGGCACCCGCCGCGACCACGGCCCACTCCCCACCGTCGAAGAGTTCGCCACCGCTATCGCCGACGCCACCACGAGCACAGCCGAATCCGGCCACACCGTCTACATCGGCGGCCACGACTACCTCGGGAGCACGCCAACTGCCTAG
- a CDS encoding TetR/AcrR family transcriptional regulator: MPRAGKRIKGTADERAEARERLRAELLSAARSIARESGGFDGVTVRSVADRVGYAVPIVYQYFANKRALLVELMEAGFTDLAERLHGALDAPVQDDPLLEVAWAYWDFAVADPHLYRLMHTLPEVPFGTADAPEAARSCFEALRSAVAAGAPKLPEAVMDDDAAADLLWAHLHGLVGLMLDGRIKGGAERGRALLVDLTSLFRATP; this comes from the coding sequence ATGCCACGTGCGGGCAAGCGAATCAAGGGCACCGCGGACGAACGCGCCGAAGCGCGCGAACGCCTACGGGCGGAACTGCTTTCGGCGGCACGCTCGATCGCGCGCGAGAGCGGCGGGTTCGACGGCGTCACCGTCCGATCGGTGGCGGACCGCGTCGGGTACGCGGTGCCGATCGTGTACCAGTACTTCGCGAACAAGCGCGCGCTCCTGGTCGAACTGATGGAGGCCGGGTTCACCGATCTGGCGGAGCGGTTGCACGGTGCGTTGGACGCGCCCGTCCAGGACGATCCGCTGCTCGAAGTCGCCTGGGCCTATTGGGATTTCGCCGTCGCGGACCCGCACCTGTACCGGCTCATGCACACACTGCCGGAGGTACCGTTCGGCACCGCCGACGCACCCGAGGCCGCGCGGTCCTGCTTCGAGGCGCTGCGGTCGGCGGTCGCGGCGGGTGCGCCGAAGTTACCCGAGGCGGTCATGGACGACGATGCCGCCGCCGATCTGCTGTGGGCACATCTGCACGGCCTGGTCGGCCTGATGCTCGACGGGCGCATCAAAGGCGGCGCGGAGCGCGGCCGGGCCCTGCTGGTCGACCTGACCAGCCTCTTCCGGGCGACGCCGTAA
- a CDS encoding winged helix-turn-helix transcriptional regulator, protein MRSASGAKPSRGEADPANEPMLAAMELLGQRWMLRIVWELEPGTLGFLELRRRMGQCSSSMLSVRLQHLQAAGLIVKKPDKSYELTTAGRELGAALGPVWEWSRRWEKLFPESGD, encoded by the coding sequence ATGAGAAGCGCAAGCGGTGCGAAACCGTCCAGGGGCGAGGCCGACCCCGCGAACGAACCGATGCTCGCCGCCATGGAACTGCTCGGCCAGCGGTGGATGCTGCGCATCGTGTGGGAGTTGGAGCCCGGCACGCTGGGCTTTCTCGAACTGCGCCGCCGGATGGGGCAGTGCTCGTCGAGCATGCTCTCGGTGCGGTTGCAGCACCTTCAGGCGGCCGGATTGATCGTCAAGAAGCCGGACAAGTCCTACGAATTGACCACGGCCGGAAGGGAACTCGGCGCGGCGCTGGGTCCGGTGTGGGAGTGGTCGCGGCGGTGGGAGAAGTTGTTCCCGGAGTCCGGCGACTGA
- a CDS encoding NAD-dependent epimerase/dehydratase family protein — MRVLVTGVSGTIGSAVARALLGRGHAVVGTVTGADRPAPDGVERVIADLFDPEALVAVAAGVDAAVHAASSNDERAGELDRGVVTALLDAFEGTGKPLVYTSGLWLHGNTGEASATEESAFDPPLVVSWRPAVEKLLEDAAANRGVRTVRIRPGLVYGAGRGYVPMLLSPQQDGVVRHFGDGSNRWSVVHADDLGDLYALAVESAPAGSVYLATLDEPVAVRDVARVIADAHGAQVAGWDPAAAQRYWGVMVEAFMLDQVATGAKARAELGWSPTRPTLLEDL, encoded by the coding sequence ATGCGAGTACTGGTAACTGGGGTGTCGGGAACGATCGGCAGCGCCGTCGCGCGCGCACTGCTCGGGCGTGGCCATGCCGTGGTCGGCACCGTCACGGGGGCCGACCGACCCGCACCCGACGGTGTCGAGCGGGTGATCGCCGATCTCTTCGATCCCGAGGCGTTGGTCGCTGTCGCGGCCGGGGTCGACGCGGCGGTGCATGCCGCGTCGAGCAACGACGAGCGGGCCGGTGAACTCGACCGCGGGGTGGTCACGGCGCTGCTCGACGCGTTCGAGGGCACCGGCAAGCCGCTCGTCTACACCAGCGGGCTTTGGCTGCACGGCAATACCGGCGAAGCGTCCGCCACCGAGGAGTCGGCGTTCGATCCGCCGCTGGTGGTGTCGTGGCGGCCCGCCGTCGAGAAACTGCTGGAGGACGCGGCCGCGAATCGTGGCGTGCGGACTGTTCGCATCCGGCCCGGTCTCGTCTACGGCGCTGGTCGGGGGTATGTGCCGATGTTGCTGAGCCCGCAGCAAGACGGCGTCGTGCGGCACTTCGGGGACGGCTCGAATCGGTGGTCGGTCGTGCACGCCGACGACCTCGGTGACCTCTACGCGTTGGCGGTGGAATCCGCGCCCGCGGGGTCGGTCTATCTCGCCACTCTCGACGAGCCGGTCGCGGTCCGGGATGTGGCGCGCGTGATCGCCGACGCCCACGGCGCGCAGGTGGCGGGCTGGGATCCGGCTGCGGCTCAACGGTATTGGGGCGTCATGGTCGAGGCCTTCATGCTCGACCAAGTCGCCACCGGAGCCAAGGCTCGCGCGGAGCTCGGGTGGTCGCCCACTCGGCCGACGCTGTTGGAGGACCTGTGA